A genomic window from Megalobrama amblycephala isolate DHTTF-2021 unplaced genomic scaffold, ASM1881202v1 scaffold518, whole genome shotgun sequence includes:
- the LOC125261880 gene encoding T-cell ecto-ADP-ribosyltransferase 1-like, with the protein MLLIIEALLLISSALGRDHRDDDKIYILDKALNSVDDQYDGCRKNMKKDVETKYLENELNTSPDFKKAWNRGKASVKPPYDILSENHEIAIFVYSDDVHSEIYKDFNSDSRIGKERYRNKNYKWYSLYFLLTEAIQILKSKTEQKNKCLSTYRGTDVKFKENVLNTEVRFGSFVSSSSSRESAQNFGRKSCFEIETCEGADVTKYSAFPNEEEVLIPPYEMFKVTKVRTRKDDKNLWCETVFTLKKNKKMSNLNCAVAQKDKSLNLYSY; encoded by the exons ATGCTGCTGATCATTGAAGCTCTTCTTCTCATTTCATCTGCTCTAGGACGG GATCACAGAGATGACGACAAGATATATATACTGGATAAGGCACTGAATTCTGTCGATGACCAATATGACGGCTGTAGAAAGAACATGAAAAAGGACGTGGAGACAAAGTATCTAGAGAATGAACTCAATACTTCACCTGATTTTAAAAAAGCTTGGAATAGAGGAAAAGCTTCAGTCAAGCCCCCATATGATATCTTGTCAGAGAATCATGAAATTGCCATTTTTGTGTACAGTGATGATGTACACAGTGAAATATACAAAGACTTCAATTCTGACAGTCGTATTGGTAAAGAACGGTACAGaaacaaaaattacaaatgGTATTCACTTTACTTTCTGTTAACTGAAGCGATACAGATTCTGAAgagcaaaacagaacaaaaaaataaatgtctttcaACTTATCGTGGCACTGATGTTAAATTTAAAGAGAATGTTCTGAACACAGAGGTTCGTTTCGGCTCGTTTGTATCTTCCTCTTCTAGTCGTGAAAGTGCACAGAATTTTGGAAGGAAatcttgttttgaaatcgaaACTTGTGAAGGTGCTGATGTGACAAAATACTCTGCGTTTCCTAATGAGGAAGAGGTGCTGATTCCACCTTATGAGATGTTTAAAGTCACTAAAGTCAGGACAAGAAAAGATGACAAAAATCTCTGGTGTGAGACTGTGTTCACtttgaaaaagaataaaaaaatgagtaACCTGAACTGTGCGGTTGCACAAAAGGACAAATCTTTAAatctttattcatattaa
- the LOC125261879 gene encoding ecto-ADP-ribosyltransferase 5-like: MLLIIEALLLISSALGQDHRDAVEGQIYPLDMALNSVDDQYDGCTKDMANLVKTKYLEKELSYSPEYQKVWKLGEKNATAPGDNLTKNHSVAIYVYTNSAFKVYADLNNAVHNGKQNYTDKTFMWHSLHFLLTDAIQILNKTQNRCYSTYRGTNVQFNRDVLNSAIRFGSFASSSLDRTIAEGYGNVSCFEIKTCEGANLTHYSKFPEEEEVLIPPYETFNVTAVKRRENLSDLWCETVFVLNSTGTRSDLNCAVCDGGNRVAFVNVLLTLTLLCKVLTG, encoded by the exons ATGCTGCTGATCATTGAAGCTCTTCTTCTCATTTCATCTGCTCTAGGACAG GATCACAGAGATGCTGTTGAAGGACAGATATATCCACTGGATATGGCACTGAATTCTGTTGATGATCAATATGACGGTTGTACAAAAGACATGGCGAATCTGGTGAAAACTAAATATCTAGAGAAGGAACTGTCTTACTCGCCTGAATATCAAAAAGTTTGGAAATTGGGTGAAAAGAATGCCACGGCTCCAGGAGACAACTTGACGAAGAATCATTCAGTCGCCATTTATGTGTACACTAACTCAGCTTTTAAAGTATACGCTGATCTTAATAATGCTGTTCACAATGGTAAACAAAACTACACAGACAAGACCTTCATGTGGCATTCACTTCACTTTCTGTTAACAGACGCGATACAGATTctgaataaaacacaaaacagatGCTATTCCACCTATCGAGGAACGAATGTCCAATTTAATAGAGATGTTCTGAACTCAGCGATTCGTTTCGGCTCATTTGCATCCTCTTCTCTTGATCGAACAATAGCAGAAGGTTATGGAAATGTTTCTTGTTTTGAAATCAAAACTTGTGAAGGTGCGAATCTCACACATTACTCAAAGTTTCCTGAGGAGGAAGAGGTGCTGATTCCTCCATATGAGACGTTTAATGTCACTGCCGTCAAGAGAAGAGAAAATCTCAGTGATCTCTGGTgtgagactgtgtttgtgttgAACAGCACTGGAACAAGAAGTGATCTGAACTGTGCAGTATGTGACGGTGGAAACCGGGTTgcttttgttaatgttttacTAACATTAACTTTACTGTGCAAAGTGCTAACCGGTTAA
- the LOC125261876 gene encoding erythroblast NAD(P)(+)--arginine ADP-ribosyltransferase-like: MLLIIEALLLILSALGQDHRAAVERKTFPLDMAPNSVDDQYDGCTKHMANLVTTKYLQKETSDSESKFSIAWKDAVNEKIPPRDGLTMNNLNAIYVYTSSDFELYKNFNNAVHKDKKKYKKKKYEWYSLHFLLTDAIQILKKTQTNCYSTVRGTNIPFKKNVQNKKVRFGSFASSSLDRKVAEFFGNVSCFEIYTCAGADLTKYSKHPEEEEVLIPPYEKFKVTAVKKRKYQKDLWCETVFVLNSSGIRSDLNCALFKIANETITKY, translated from the exons ATGCTGCTGATCATTGAAGCTCTTCTTCTCATTTTATCTGCTCTAGGACAG GATCACAGAGCTGCTGttgaaagaaagacatttccATTGGATATGGCACCGAATTCTGTTGACGATCAATATGACGGTTGTACGAAACACATGGCGAATCTGGTAACGACTAAATATCTACAGAAGGAAACATCTGACTCAGAATCTAAATTTTCAATTGCTTGGAAAGATGCTGTAAACGAAAAAATACCACCAAGAGACGGCTTGACTATGAATAATTTAAATGCCATTTATGTGTACACAAGCTCAGATTTTGAGCTATATAAGAATTTCAATAATGCTGTTCACAAAGAtaagaaaaaatacaaaaagaaaaaatacgaATGGTATTCACTTCACTTTTTGTTAACAGACGCAATACAGAttctgaagaaaacacaaacaaattgtTATTCAACTGTTCGTGGTACAAATATTCCATTTAAAAAGAATGTTCAAAACAAAAAGGTTCGTTTCGGGTCATTTGCATCCTCCTCTCTTGATCGTAAAGTAGCAGAATTTTTTGGAAACGTGTCTTGTTTTGAAATCTACACTTGTGCAGGTGCTGATCTGACAAAATATTCTAAGCATCCTGAGGAGGAAGAGGTGCTGATTCCTCCATACGAGAAGTTTAAAGTCACTGCTgtcaagaaaagaaaatatcagAAAGATCTCTGGTgtgagactgtgtttgtgttgAACAGCTCTGGAATAAGAAGTGACCTCAACTGTGCTCTGTTCAAGATAGCAAATGAGACCATTACAAAGTACTAA